In Pseudomonas poae, a single genomic region encodes these proteins:
- the dkgB gene encoding 2,5-didehydrogluconate reductase DkgB → MSTPTQNIPAFGLGTFRLQGQVVMDSVSTGLELGYRVIDTAQIYENEADVGQAIANSGIPRDELFITSKIWIANFADGLLIPSLKESLRKLKTDYLDLTLIHWPSPEDQVPVAEFMAQLLEAKRLGLTRQIGISNFTIDLMKQAIAAVGAENIATNQIELHPYLQNQKVVDFATDHGIQITSYMTLAYGEVLKDAVIQQIAERHQATPAQVTLAWAMQQGYAVIPSSTKRSNLESNLKAPQLTLSAADMAQIAGLERGHRLTSPKGIAPKWD, encoded by the coding sequence ATGTCTACCCCCACGCAAAACATCCCAGCCTTTGGCCTCGGCACCTTCCGCCTGCAAGGCCAGGTGGTGATGGATTCGGTCAGCACTGGCCTGGAACTGGGTTACCGGGTCATCGACACCGCCCAGATCTATGAAAACGAGGCAGACGTTGGCCAAGCCATCGCCAACAGCGGCATTCCACGTGATGAGCTGTTTATCACCAGCAAGATCTGGATCGCCAACTTCGCCGATGGCCTGTTGATTCCAAGTCTCAAAGAGAGCCTGCGCAAGCTCAAGACCGACTACCTGGACCTGACCCTGATCCACTGGCCATCGCCTGAAGACCAGGTACCCGTTGCCGAATTCATGGCGCAGTTGCTGGAAGCCAAGCGCCTGGGCCTGACGCGCCAGATCGGGATTTCCAATTTCACCATCGACCTGATGAAGCAGGCGATTGCCGCCGTCGGTGCCGAAAACATCGCAACCAACCAGATCGAATTGCATCCTTACCTGCAAAACCAGAAGGTGGTGGACTTTGCCACCGATCACGGTATTCAGATCACCTCTTACATGACCCTGGCCTACGGCGAAGTGCTCAAGGACGCGGTGATCCAACAGATTGCCGAACGCCACCAGGCTACCCCGGCACAAGTCACCCTGGCCTGGGCCATGCAACAGGGTTACGCGGTGATCCCTTCCTCGACCAAGCGTTCCAACCTGGAAAGCAACCTCAAGGCCCCGCAACTGACCTTGAGCGCCGCCGACATGGCTCAAATTGCCGGCCTGGAACGCGGTCACCGCTTGACCAGCCCCAAGGGCATCGCGCCGAAGTGGGACTAA
- a CDS encoding cupin domain-containing protein — MEPVTDEPQQLFLGTRIRGLRKACGMTLTDLAQASELTAGYLSQLERNLAYPSIAALFNIARSLGVTIQWFFASESIPAPADDGYVVRKGNRQSIHYEDGIVDQLLTPLPNHQLEMLHSCFPPGTYSQQSYSHEGEEAGYVLSGQFELWVGERHFLLDEGDSFSFASREPHRYGNPGKVDTTVIWVITPPTF, encoded by the coding sequence GTGGAACCTGTGACAGACGAACCCCAGCAACTGTTTCTCGGCACGCGTATTCGCGGCCTGCGCAAGGCGTGTGGCATGACGCTGACGGACCTGGCCCAGGCCAGTGAACTGACCGCCGGCTACCTCAGCCAACTGGAGCGCAACCTGGCGTATCCGTCAATTGCGGCGCTGTTCAATATCGCCCGTAGCCTGGGGGTGACCATCCAGTGGTTCTTCGCCAGCGAATCCATCCCCGCCCCTGCCGATGACGGCTATGTGGTGCGCAAGGGGAATCGCCAGAGCATCCACTATGAAGACGGTATCGTTGACCAGTTACTCACACCGCTGCCGAACCATCAGTTGGAAATGCTGCACTCCTGCTTCCCGCCGGGTACCTACAGCCAGCAGAGTTATAGCCACGAAGGCGAAGAGGCAGGCTACGTGTTGAGTGGACAGTTTGAGCTCTGGGTCGGCGAGCGGCACTTCCTGTTGGATGAAGGCGACAGTTTCAGCTTTGCCAGCCGTGAACCTCATCGCTACGGCAACCCTGGCAAGGTAGATACGACGGTAATCTGGGTGATTACGCCGCCGACGTTTTAG
- a CDS encoding chemotaxis protein CheY, giving the protein MPNKALTILIADEQHLQRLYIEKMLNQLGYHRIVPVQTFEEVQILTAIPAEPFDVLIINAGLTAHACEPQAQVRHVLVYDHLDLGAQAGATPAVLVRLPGVPDNVNLEHFMDIIDPPEAAGGLRVLPWLRELSRMPAARV; this is encoded by the coding sequence ATGCCGAACAAAGCACTGACCATCCTGATTGCCGATGAACAGCACCTGCAACGGCTGTACATCGAGAAAATGCTCAATCAACTGGGGTACCACCGGATTGTCCCGGTACAGACCTTCGAAGAAGTCCAGATTCTTACGGCCATTCCGGCCGAGCCGTTTGACGTGTTGATCATCAATGCCGGGCTTACCGCACATGCCTGCGAACCCCAAGCCCAGGTGCGACATGTACTTGTCTACGATCACTTGGACCTGGGTGCGCAGGCCGGCGCAACGCCGGCCGTGCTGGTACGGCTGCCCGGCGTGCCCGACAACGTAAACCTCGAGCACTTCATGGATATCATCGACCCACCCGAAGCCGCCGGCGGCCTGCGGGTATTGCCGTGGCTGCGGGAATTATCCCGCATGCCTGCGGCGAGGGTTTAG